The genomic interval AATGGAAGGACATAACCTTCACTTCAGCTGGTTCTTAATCCTGTTACTTTTTGTGCTGCTGTTCCCTTCTTTTGTTTCTAAAGATTTGAAAGGCAAATGTAGCACTATTAGAGAAGTCAAAGACAATTTATATAAGCCAGGAGATGCCATAATTGGTGGAATATTCTCATTAATATACCCTCAGCCTTTTGGGGTAAATTTTAATGAATTTCCTAAAAGAAGTCGGGAAATATTTACGTAAGTCCACTCTTGGTTAATATGAACAGTTGTATTTATTACAGAAGGGAGTGGGTTATCACTGAAAGTCAGCATACAAGTATGACATTAGAAATTGTTGTTGCTTCAGTCTGTGTcttgatgttttgttttataaaaagcACAAATGTAGCTAAGAATATATTGAATATCTCTTTCATTATGTTTCTCACAATGCTGAATTCttcctaaattattttttaaaataatttataaataagcAATTAAAACAGACAGAGTGGTTTCAGACACCAAAGGTCATGAGGATCAATGTGGTTTTAGCTGTCTCCTGAAAGCTCAGAACAGATAGAGCCAGCTTAATTTCCCATAGCAGGGAGATCCTCACTCCAGGTGCTATAGGAGAAAATTGTGTCCATATGTATACACCAATCTAGCTTCACAAGGTGCTGGACACACAACAGGGCCTCTGGTAAAGATCTCATTTTCCAGGCAGCTTTACATGGGAGAAGGCGATCTTTCAGATATCATGGACTCAAGCTGTTTAGTACTTTCTACATCAAAATCAGTGAAGCTTGAATTGTGCTTGAAAGCAAATTGAAAGCCACTGCAGTTCTTGTAAGACCAATATGATATAGTTACTAAAATGTACACCTGAGACCAACTGCAGCCTCACACATCATAGTAATCTAATCAAGAGATAAATAAATTGTGAACCACACCAGCCAGTCTTCCCACCCTTAGCCATCACATATCTTTATGGCAGTGACCTACATGTTCTATGACTTATATTAGGGGTTTTTATAAGTTTATAAAAATGCTGAGTGAAGTATGCTCCAAATCTGTAAACAAGTGCTCCCCATATTGCCAAATCCAATTGTTAGCTGTAAAAAGAATAGACCTCTTGAATTAAATAACTATAGGTAAGTCAGCACTTATGTAAATTCATTGCTTACAtggtctgctctagttgagacaagcagttgagtaacttctttttttcctactCAAATGAATAATTCTACAGCCACACCAAAACTTATGTATGTGCATGTTTCTTCACATATGTTGAACTAATTGTCAGTACCAGTGATAGAAGGTGTTGTGAGTCTTTGCAAATCTCATTGCAGTGCGGTGATTAAAAACTATCAACATGTCCTctccttgatttttgccattggtGAGAtcaataacaattccaagctcTTGCCAAACATAACACTGGGCTCCCACATCTATGACAACCTCTATGATGCAAGGATTACATATGAGATTATGCTGGATTTACTGTTCACAGAACAAAAAAACGTAACTAATTACAAAGATTATATGAATATAGATGTGTTTGCCATCATTGGGGGACTTAACATAGAAAATGCCAAGCAGATGGCCACAGTTTTGAGTCATTTCAAGATCCCACAGGTATGCTTGTTTGTATGCATAACAATATTTAcgatctccttctcctcctgtttATTCTTCCCTGGACTACATTCATTTAACTGTGTTTAATCTTTCATTTCAGTTGACTTTTGGGAAGCTATCTTATTCCAAATAAGAATAAGTGTCCATCCATGTCAGATATAGGCATGCTCCAGAGACCAAAAAAAAGTATAGCCCTCTTTCAGGTTTCCAGAGCTGTGGAGAAAAAATATTGTCCATATTTGGGGAAGCTGAAAATGACAATGGATTGCCTTCAGACCCTTATTTAAATGGATACTTTTAGATGGGCAGCCCTGAAAACAAAATGTTACAgctctgaaaatgtatttttaaaaatgtttttgaggaTTTTTTGCAGCCAAAAATGATGTTTTCCTCTTAAATTATTGGTAGGTGAGTCAGGGTAACAGACATGTCAGTACACCTCTGAAGTTAACACTGACCTTGTCCCATGGACACACAATTCTTTTTCCTGATCTGCATTCTTCTCTTTTCTAGTTGGCAGTGGCTCTGCTATAGAGGTCTTTCCTACTTCTTTCTacttaatatgtttttaactgaagaTAGGAAACATCTGCTGCAAACAAAAGAATGTCCTCTTCTTTAGAGCTAAAGCCTTTACCTGAAAATGCAAAGACATGGTTTAAGTTTATGTACAAATcaaagcttttccttttttcctcattatccaaaataaatataatggtTATTATAAGCTTGGTAAGACTAAAGATACAGTATGTGTCAACATAATGATCAGGGAGTTTATAATCTGTGGCctgaaattatttaattgttaatACCTAAACTACCTGATCAGTATTTGATTGACATGTTTTTTTATTGGAACAACTCTTGCAttatctttttttggggggaggggcatTCTTATCAGGGATTTTAAATAGTTGTTTGATATTACAGTCATTAGTACCTAAACACTCTAATAAATCTCAATACAATTTATTGGAAAAACTTTGACTGACAAATGATCCACTTAAAAGCTGAACTGTAGCCTAAAATTGTGCAAGCTGATGTACAATGTTTGATACAATGGAGATTCATTAGAAAGCCTGTTCCATCTACACATCTTATAGGATTATTTTCCCTATGAAAACCAGATATATGTGTtgttttcatataaaatacagaaTATCATGTAATGTTTCAATACAGTTTCCTTTGAAAAAACAATAGGTCTGCAAACTGAGTTTTGAAAAATCTGGACCCTTGCTATTTCTTTGATCTAAGAACAAATGCTTTCCCTAATAGCTCAACTATGGGGCATTTGAAACTACGCTAAGAAATTCGGCTAATCTGCCTTCTTTGTATCGGATGTCACCAAGGGAAACTATTCAACCCATGGGAATTGTGCAtctccttttgcattttggatgGACATGGATTGGCCTCATAGTTTCAAAAGATGGGGATGGAGAAAGCTTTCAGAAGATCCTGACATCTATGCTTTCCAAAAATAGCATTTGTGTTGCATATCTGTACAGACTAGAAGGATCAGCATCCGTTTGGGATTATGCTTACCTTGAAGAGATGTCAAAATTAAATTCAGAACTTCTGCTGACTAAAGTGAATGTGGTGATTGTCAGCGGGGACTATAATTCTCTGAGTGGTTTAGCCATTCTTTTAGGAAAGGATGAATATGATGAAAATATCGATATTGGGAAGGTTTGGATCACAACAGCACGGTGGGATTTCACTCAACCAATCAGTTGGTTCATCTCACCTACCAAAACATACAATGGCACATTTTCTTTCTCAGCCCACAGAGAACCCGTGCCAGGGTTCCTTGACTTTCTCAAGACATTAACACATGATAAGGCACTGATGCGttttctctgttttttctggGGAACAGCATTCAACTGTGAATTTAATGGGGAAAACTTTGCATTCTGTGAGCACAGTAGGGTGTGTAATGGAAAAGAGAGACTGGACAGTTTGCCTACATATACATTTGAGACAGAAATGACTGGTCAGAGTTTCAGTATCTACAATGCAGTATATGCTGTAGCACATGCCTTGCATTCCCTTCACAGTTTAAAGCAAAAAACAATTCTTAACAGAAGAAGATCTGAAAATATTAAGCCTCAACCTTGGCAGGTAATTTAATCAGTGCACTGAACTTGGTGGTCTGGCATCAACCACTATGAATGAATCTGGAGAACTAACAGTATTGAGCAGCAAGTAGAGAGAAACCTAAGAATTCTCTGCCAAATAAGCATATAGCTGTATCCCTATAGTTGAGATGCATAGCGTTACTCTCCAGGAGATCCATGGAGGTTTGGTGGAAACCTGTAATTATGTGTCCACTTAAAGGAAAGTAGTTCAACTATTCTCTGCTGCACTCCTCTCcccaccagcaagcaaaaacacATAAAGGTTGAAGCATCTTAAAAGATGAGGTTGGGAGAGAAGCAGGGATATGCTGCAATTCCAGCTGTGCACATTTTACAATATGGTGCCCCAGTGCAAAAATGGTCTTTCCCAGTTTAATTcttcaaataataatattaaaaaacccTCAAACATTTACATAGCACCGGAATTGCACTGCTGCACAGTCTGGTACTGACTTTAAAATTTCTTGTACAGGACTGAATGATAGCTCACATAGCAGGCTTATTTCTCtaaaattttatattgtattcTCTTCTAACGCAGCTGAACTATTTCCTGAACAACATCCATTTTAACAATGGGGCTGGACAAGAGATCTTGATTGAAAATGGGGAAGTCGCCACTGGCTATGATATAGTGAACTGGTTCATTTTCCCCAATGCATCTGTCCTTAAAAACCTGATTGCAACCATTTCAACAAATCATGACTTCACTGTCAGCAAGGGGGACATTGTGTGGAATAGCAGACTAAAGCAGGTAGGAAGATATTGCACAACTTGAAGTCAAAAGTGAATTTCAAGTTGCTTTAATTAAAATGTTGTAGCACTGCTATGAGATAAATTCTACCCATACATCTTATTATGGCTTTGCCATGTATCTGCAGAAGAATCAGATTGCCTGTGTCGAACTGCTTGTAGCTGGGGAAATAATGAgcttattttaaagtatttcataGCCTACTGTCTTTGATTCTTCTGTCTTACTCAAAGGTCATTACATTCCTGTATGGGACGCTAAAAACTGCAGATAAATGAAATACTAGATAAATGAAATACTAGACAATAATTAGGAAAAATTTGGGAATATGAGCCATatgtaaattgttgttgttttaatgtgttgtgaggcTGTTTTACTTTGATGTGGAACATGTtggacatcatctggactgcTTTCACCACAACTGGGGAGGAGGGATAGGCCTTTTGGCCTATGGAGACAGGGTCCCAGTTTTCCCCCTGCACATTGGGGCATATAGAAAGGGAGGAGATGGAATGTGACTACTAATTGAATTGCCATCTTGAATAGTGCTTGTCAAGATACCAGCTCATATTGCTTAATTTCTCATTGTATTTTTGTGTTGGAGAAGTCAAGATGGAATGAAGCCACCTCCCAACTGAGCTTCTGATTTGAAGAGAACTCATCAAGCTGCTGCTCTATCCAGATTGGCAGAAGAGACTGAGTCATCGTGTTACTTTGAATGTTAGGTTTTGGTTCAGATAAAGTTaacatgatttatttttattttattttgtgtattcTGTGAGATATTATTAGTGTAATCCTGTATCTCTTAGACAATAATCTAGGATGCATGGCATATATTGCATCATCCTTTCAAAGGATGGAGAGAGATACCCATCCTTGGTGCTGAAGACCAAACATACACTCACCCTCTTAACCCCCACAGAAAAATGCACCACCTTTTTTTGTTCTTGATGATGGTGTGGGTCAAGCAGTGGTTGAGAAGAAAATATGGATCCTAAGGATCCATATCTTGCCTGACCTTCGGTCATGCCTTCAGACTCATTGGTCAATCTATACCAGAAGTAAAGTAGACTTGGATGAATTTCCTCCTATTGCTATCAAACAAGACCAAAACCATCCATCCCTCAGAATTTTCATTCTGAGTGAGGCAGGATATCTTGAAACATCAAGCCAACCTACTGAGAAAATGTCATCATGCACAGGATTCCGCTCCTCTAGTGCAAAAAAGCACAAAGACTATTTTGCTTTCATTaagtttttttgtattttgcctCCAAAGGTCTCTGCAAAATCACTGCCTTGTCCCTTTGTGAAGCAAAGCACATACTTACATGTATGGAACACAAACGGAAGAACAAAATGACAGACTAAAAAGACTTGTTGATTAAAAGATTTGAAATAGATTTGGTCAAGAACatgacagaaaatgcagttttttaCAATCAGCAGTTGTTCCACAAAAATTAGTCTACCAAATCCAACAAAAGTGCAAAGAATTCCTTGACATCTCATGAGCAAAGGAAATAAATATAATCCTATGATTCATGACAGCTTCTGGTTAAGCAAATTTCAAAAGCAATATTAAATTGAAATTATAGCTTCATCTCATTGGTCATTACATAATCTCAAGCAAAATTCCCTTGGAAATTAAAGAATGAACTTTCAGGATGAGAGGGACTCATTGGCTAGGAACTGAAGTTATAGACCAAATGCTttgcaaaatgaaaaggaaattatCAACACAGAGATGTGAGCAGCCCTGCACCACTGGACAACTACTACTATGAAATTACAGCCCAAAGTTGTAGTCAAAGTATGAAATGTTTGTTGTTTATTCTCATTCACCTATTAGATACCACCGCAATCCAAATGTGTTGAGAGCTGTCATCTTGGACAAAGCAAGATGGTTCAGGAGGGAAAACCAGCTTGTTGCTATGGCTGCATTCTCTGCCCAGAAGGAACGTTTTCTAATGAAACAGGTATGTTTCAATATGCATTATTCAAGTATGCACACAAATCTACTGTCAATATAGTTCAGAAGATGGAAACAGGGAAGTGAGATGGAGGGAAAGACAGTCATGTGATGCAGCAACTACGAGTACAGTTTTGCTGACTACAGTTGACAGAGTTCATTGTGGTGTTAGACCTGATGATCCAGCCACAGGTGCTCCAGTCCATCTGTTAGAAACAGCGTGTTCTAGTAAGAGTACAACAGACCTTCCACAGAACAGACAATTGAGGCACATCCATTCTTGAGACCTGGCATTGTGGGCACTGTGATAGAAGTAGTGGCCCTCACTCTGAACTGAAATTGaagtcaaaatccaaaatattttatgGTGGTGCTCCAGTTCTCTGTCTACTGCTGGAAAGAAACTGAAGTAATGCTTATAGTGGTTATTcatttcagataataataataataataataataacaacaacaacaacaacaacaactcagttgctatgaagaaaataaaaatgatgaaatgtagcattatgctgctgctgctgctgtgtcttcaagctgtttacaatttatggtaaccctaagctgatggggttttcttggtggggtgggtggggtccCTTTGCCTATATaatttgccaaggtcacccagtgagtttccatggctgatcaggggtTCAAACCCTTgcctccaacacccaaaccatcaCACTGCTGGgtaaaattcttttttaactcGTTCAACTAGCAGCTTACACCATTCATAAATGttgcaacaaaaatatttatacatatgAAAATGGACATGGAGGAACTGGAGGATAACCACACCAGCAGTGTGGGCCTTAATTAAAGTCTAAGTggcagacaaaagaaaagaattctTTTCCTAAACCCATTTCTCAGGCACTGCCCCAAAGCAGCCAGTGAACACCTCTGTTTGGTTGGTGATGTACTTGTCAGTCAAGTTTGCAGAAGAACAAGTAGCTCTATCCATAGATTTCCTCCAATGTTCTTACTAGTAGTGAAGGGCCTAGAAAAAATGGGAACCAGGcaaaagacaaaagacaaaaagaaaaagaggacagaaaactgacaatgtttatttttttccagatGCAATTCATTGTCTTAAGTGCCCAGAAGATGAATATGCAAACCAGAACAAAGACAACTGTAATCCAAAAGTCTTCAACTTTCTAAGCTATAGGGAACCTTTggcaatttcttttattttccttgctGTTTCATGTATGGCAATAACAGTTTGGGTGATGCAGGTTTTCATAAGAAACTGGAGTACCCCTATTGTGAAAGCCAACAACCGGAACCTCACTTGCATTCTTCTCACCTCAATTTTGCTTTGttacttttcttccctcctctttatTGGCAGGCCTGGGACAGTGGGCTGCTTAATTCGACAAACTGCCTTTGGCATTCTTTTTTCTATTGCAGTTTCTTGTGTGTTGGCAAAAACTATCATTGTGATTCTGGCCTTCCTGGCCACAAAGCCAGGCAACAGGATGAGGAGATGGCTAGGGCAAAAAGTTGCAAATGCCATTGTCCTTTCCTGTTCCCTTGTCCAAGTGTGTCTTTGTACTGCATGGCTCTTGTCTTCTCCTCCATTCCCAGATGTTGAAATGAATTCAAACCATGGGCAAATCATATTGGAATGCAATGAAGGATCTATGACTATGTTCTACTGTGTTCTTAGCTACATAGGCTTTTTGGCCATCCTCAGTTTCATTATAgctttcctagccaggaaattgcCTGACACTTTCAATGAAGCCAAATTCatcaccttcagcatgttggTGTTCTGCTGTGTTTGGATCACTTTTATTCCCAGTTACCTGTGCACCAAAGGCAAAAACATTGTGGCTGTGGagatttttgccatcttggcctccaacactgcTCTCTTGGCTTTCATCTTTCTCCCTAAATGTTATGTTATTGTTCTTAGAGCTGATCTCAACTCCAGAAAGATGAGCATAGAGAAAAAAGGTTTACCTATAAGTGGTAAATTGTAGGATTGTCTTTTTTGGGGGTACATTTGTACATTGTACAAGAGATAATGAGTTGGATTGTGAAAAACAAGACAGAGGCGCTTGTTATCAAGGGTCCTAATCTGAGTCTGGAGGTGTGTcattcagttctgggtggggtcacactccccctgaaagactaAATTAGCAATTTTGTAGTgctcctggatccgtctctacaaaTGTCAGCTTAGatagatgtgacggtcaggagtaccatcagctttggctgataagCCAACTGTACCCCCTTTCtagaactggaggacctaaagatggtagtgcacgtGCTGGTAAACTCAAGGCTAGACTTCTGCAATGAGCTGTATGTTGGGCAATCTTTGTccaagtccagaaactccaactggttcagaatatagCAGACAGACTGATTATGAGTACATCCAGGGGTAATCACATCTCAATCCTtgggcaggcacacacacacacacacagtatacaacataaaaatgcataaaataaaaatagaataaaaatccaAAGTATAAATAGATATGGTGAAGTGATACAAAATGCTCATCTGAAATTAGGTTCAGATGCCACTCCAGTTAAGTTCTCTtcaaagagttgttgttgttgctgctgctgtaggtctctaaatcatttctgacatatggcaactctaaggcatacctataataggattttctggggctgaggctgTGTGAGTCACCCAAAGtcacagagtgggtttccataaaattcttgcctcaagaagaagaaccctccctccatacgaactgtcatcatcagacctgggagggagtgaaaaagacaggcccacttccatcaggtctagctgtgaattctgtgacttacgtcactctctttaatcttattttcttgtattttattttattgtattctatgtatttttattgctgtaacccacccggactccttgtgattgggcaggctataaataaattattattattattattattattattattattattattgaacctgggatttgtagtttggtggagcatcAGAACACTCTGATggggaaggctaagtatctcacagaaTTTGTGGTAGCAAATTCAACAGTTTATTTACTGTGTTTGTGGAGGATTATTACATTTCTTCAGTACTCAGTCTCCTGTCATTCAGTTTTATTAGATGACCTCAGGTAGTAGtatgatgaaaaagaaaagtgtgTCCCTATCTACTTTCTCCACACCAtgtataacttttttttaaaaaataaaatctttgctTTGGATTTTACATTTACCTCCCTAGAGAGATTCCAATGTCTCTCCCATTAAGTCTTACAATCATGCTATGTGATGTAGTGACCAAGTTAAATTAGTATTAGCCAAAGAAAGCCACACATATAATAAAACTATGTAATCAAACTGGCTGATAGATGGAGTTGTATTTTCATGTCTTCAGAAGATCACAGTAACCATCACAGTGAGATGTTTTCTTCTTCCAATAGAGACTATGATTGAGGTTTGGGAATTAAGGTACTTGACATTCTATTTATGGATTTATTAGAACCAAGCAAAAGGGCATGAAGTTGTGAGCAATTCAATCCCCAGAATTTTTCATCACACTCAGTGAACTCCTTGACAGATCTTCCTATGACTTTGTGATATTTTGCTTGAAGCTAACAAAGGTATTAGTATACATTTTAAACCCCATTATTATTTTGCAATAGAACAATGCATCTACTGTATTACATTACAGGACAGGAATTCTCCTTACTTAAGGATATTACTGTAGATCTATCCAaacttgttatttttgtttttccccaaaatttcaTGAAATATAGTGCAGTGAGTTCAGAAGATTGGTTAAAATTGTTTGCATCTTCTTGTGCTTTCAGAAGGACCTTCTACTAGTGTATAGTAgggattaatttttatattgtttgattTGTGATGTATTCTTTTACTGCTTTAACCTGCCCTGATTCTCTGTGAacgggtgggctataaataaatatgattattattatttatattattatgagTATGGatgattattattacttattagcAACCAGTGGGCCATGATTTTAAGCGAGCGATGCGTAAATAGACTACATTGTGTTTAGTCCAAGTTGGTTTTTTAGCTTGAATCACTACATAATGCAGTAATTATTAATGTTGCCATAATGTGACAACAGTTGTGGTGTTCAGCAGGGTTGGGGGAGGAATTTTGGACCCCAACAACCTGTCCTGCAACTTATACGTTGGAGGTCAACCTTATAGGCGACGTAAGATATGGTCAGTGTTAAGTAAATAACTGAATGGTGAAGTTTTCTACACTACTTAGGTAATCTAAGTACGTTTCTTCCTGGTCgctaccaccccccccccaaaaaacgaCTAAAATTATTGCCCTTCATTCTCTTCTGCTTCATTGCCCTAGTGATGATTCTAGGCACCTCTCTTGCTCTCCATGCATTAAGACCTGCACGCCCAGTCAAAAGTCAGTTGGGTGAGATTGCGAGTTTATGATCATGGCCAATAGTGTCACAGATTTCTGACTACCATAGTAAGCTATCATGATATCAAACCAATTACAGATGAGTACACTCCAAGTAACTGGTTTTTCGTATCTCATAATATTTTAACCTAAGCACAGTAGGAGCTGATGGTAGAATGAACTGACCCCAATGTTATCCCACTCTTTCAATTTTACATTTCTCGCCCATTGTTGCTGAAAAGGCGCAACTGAATTTCTCTCCAGATAAAAGTGCCTGGAACAAATGTTTTTTGGAAGGGGAAAGTACGGAAGAACTATGGTTCTTATGAAAGTAATGTTTAGAAATGTCCTCTTGTGAAATAATCAACAGTAGCTTTATATTCCACTGATGTGGctgacaaaatgaaattttgcacCAGTTAGCATATTGAAATTAAGACTTCCCATATTGTGTGATTATTCAATACAGAGCAACCATTGATGAAAAGAATGAAAGCTTCAATGTCTTTTCTGGGCAACAGAGGAAGATACTctcacaaatattatttttattgcctcTATTTTTAAAAGACCAATGGCTTTGAAGAAGAATAACACAACAGTGACAGAATTTATTCTCTTGGGCTTTTCTCAGAGTGCAAAGATTCAATCCatcctctttttcatttttctctccatgtaCATCTTAACCTGGATTGGGAACCTCATCATTATCATTACTGTGATTTACACGCCTGTTCTCCACACACCCATGTACTTTTTTTTAGCCAACCTGGCTGTCATAGACATCAGTGACTGCTCTGTGACAGCACTCAAAATGCTGTGGGACTTAATCTCTCATACAAATTCCATCTCCTTCAACTGGTGCATTGcgcaaatgtttttctttcattgcACAGGAGGGGCTGCTGTCTTCTTCCTAGTTGTAATGGCTGTAGACCGATACATAGCTATCTACAGACCACTACGATATTTGCTTATCATGAACCAAGGAGTTTGCATTGGTTTAGTGTCAGGAGCATGGCTGGGTGGTTTTGCTCATTCCATGGTCCAGGTAGTGGTTATACTTCAGTTGTCTTTCTGTGGACCAAATATCATAGACAATTTCTACTGTGATGTTCCACAGGTGGTCAAACTGTCTTGCACAAATACATATGTTGCAGAATTGCTGATGGCTTGTAACAGTGGCCTTCTCCTCACATTAATTTTCTGTATTTTACTTGTGTCATATGCTGTAATTCTACTAAAGATTAGAATGCATGTGAcagaaggcaaaaacaaagccCTGTCTACATGCTCTGCACAGATCATTGTCATGAGCTTACATTTTGTTCCGGCAATGTTCATTTATGACCGCCCTTTCTGGGTATCTCCAATAGACAAAATAACCTCAGTGTTGTACACAGCAATCACTCCAGTGCTAAATCCAATTATCTTTACGCTAAGAAACACAGAAATGAATAATAGTATTAGAAAATTGATAGAAAAAATTAAGTTATCCAAGTCAAAACAATGACTTCATAGCAGACATTACTATCTATAGGTCTCTGCTGACTGTGAGAGCAAAACATCTGTAGAGAATCCAATCTGATCAGTTGTTCGTTTCTCCATTATTGCCATACCTGGAGTGACTAACCTGCCAAAGGATCCATGGGGGCATGGATGCTTTTACTTATGCTTTTGTATGtgattttatctgtatttgttttcagttttgtaAGTAGCCTTGATtctaaggggttttttttgggggggggggaggggattatacgattaaataaatgaataaatgatacATTCCAAAATCTGGCTAATGGTGGGCATTTCAGCTAAGAGGAAAGGTTCAGGTGATGTAATTTACATATACATTTGTTATGAAATATTTTTagccccttttcctcctcctcttcttcttcatcctcctctcctcctcttcttcttcatcctattattattttgccCACTGCAAAGGTGATGAAATTGCATAGTTGAACACTTGGCAGTATAGTGGACAATGATTTTTAACACGAGAATGCTACTTTCACCATACTATATGCTATATCATCATGCTTTGTCATTTCCAAAGAGATGACATTTGAAAATATCTAATGAAAATATCtaatctaaaaaagaaaaaaagaaaagaaagaggcccTTGGAATATCATGCCATATAATCTATTAGTACCTGTAATTCAAATCAGTTTTGCCTCCACAGAAATGTCCCCAAATGACTTTCTTCTCCCCTTTATTTGGAAGAAGAGCCCAGCAAAGTGAGTTGAGGCAACTTTCAGCCAATGGATTTTCGTAATGAATACACAGAAGCATTTTCTGAGTGGGCATAGTTGTGTTTGCCTAAACTGTATGCCTACAGAATGTGTCTATAATTTTCATTTGCAACTAAAATTGTAACCTTGATACCTGGTTAAATGTTCACATGTGGCATTTTTCCATAG from Sceloporus undulatus isolate JIND9_A2432 ecotype Alabama chromosome 6, SceUnd_v1.1, whole genome shotgun sequence carries:
- the LOC121934305 gene encoding olfactory receptor 4D1-like; this translates as MALKKNNTTVTEFILLGFSQSAKIQSILFFIFLSMYILTWIGNLIIIITVIYTPVLHTPMYFFLANLAVIDISDCSVTALKMLWDLISHTNSISFNWCIAQMFFFHCTGGAAVFFLVVMAVDRYIAIYRPLRYLLIMNQGVCIGLVSGAWLGGFAHSMVQVVVILQLSFCGPNIIDNFYCDVPQVVKLSCTNTYVAELLMACNSGLLLTLIFCILLVSYAVILLKIRMHVTEGKNKALSTCSAQIIVMSLHFVPAMFIYDRPFWVSPIDKITSVLYTAITPVLNPIIFTLRNTEMNNSIRKLIEKIKLSKSKQ
- the LOC121933720 gene encoding vomeronasal type-2 receptor 26-like, which codes for MITENLKGKCSTIREVKDNLYKPGDAIIGGIFSLIYPQPFGVNFNEFPKRSREIFTAVIKNYQHVLSLIFAIGEINNNSKLLPNITLGSHIYDNLYDARITYEIMLDLLFTEQKNVTNYKDYMNIDVFAIIGGLNIENAKQMATVLSHFKIPQLNYGAFETTLRNSANLPSLYRMSPRETIQPMGIVHLLLHFGWTWIGLIVSKDGDGESFQKILTSMLSKNSICVAYLYRLEGSASVWDYAYLEEMSKLNSELLLTKVNVVIVSGDYNSLSGLAILLGKDEYDENIDIGKVWITTARWDFTQPISWFISPTKTYNGTFSFSAHREPVPGFLDFLKTLTHDKALMRFLCFFWGTAFNCEFNGENFAFCEHSRVCNGKERLDSLPTYTFETEMTGQSFSIYNAVYAVAHALHSLHSLKQKTILNRRRSENIKPQPWQLNYFLNNIHFNNGAGQEILIENGEVATGYDIVNWFIFPNASVLKNLIATISTNHDFTVSKGDIVWNSRLKQIPPQSKCVESCHLGQSKMVQEGKPACCYGCILCPEGTFSNETDAIHCLKCPEDEYANQNKDNCNPKVFNFLSYREPLAISFIFLAVSCMAITVWVMQVFIRNWSTPIVKANNRNLTCILLTSILLCYFSSLLFIGRPGTVGCLIRQTAFGILFSIAVSCVLAKTIIVILAFLATKPGNRMRRWLGQKVANAIVLSCSLVQVCLCTAWLLSSPPFPDVEMNSNHGQIILECNEGSMTMFYCVLSYIGFLAILSFIIAFLARKLPDTFNEAKFITFSMLVFCCVWITFIPSYLCTKGKNIVAVEIFAILASNTALLAFIFLPKCYVIVLRADLNSRKMSIEKKGLPISGKL